Proteins from one Bacteroides zhangwenhongii genomic window:
- a CDS encoding BT4734/BF3469 family protein, producing MKITQIRENGDTEALSVVNIDLLIEKMKRETKLHPVSELRQALHFVLPDEPCSLTSKLPRVIPAAAFGRVNGVRQMKTYNGIVELTVGPLAGKTEVEIVKQKAAELPQTMLAFMGASGKSVKIWTCFTRPDGTLPQTAEEAEVFQAHAYRLAIKCYQPQLPFNILLKEPKLEQFSRLSYDPDLIYRPTPVPFYLSQPIGMPGEMTYHEKSSTEASPLNRALPGYDTEDTVALLYEAALRKTFEEMDQAWHRDDDLQILIVPLAENCYYSGIPEEEATRRTIIRYNKRKNPMLVREMIRNVYKECKGVPKSNCLTKEQRLSLQMDEFMNRRYEFRYNTQIGEVEYRERFSFRFYFHPIDKRAQNSIMLDAQSEGIGVWDRDIDRYLHSNRVPIYNPLEEFLFHLPHWDGKDRIHALANRVPCNNPHWELLFHRWFLNMVSHWRGVNKMYANSTSPILVGAQGTHKSTFCREMIPPALRAYYTDSIDFSQKRDAELYLNRFALINIDEFDQITLTQQGFLKHILQKPVVNLRKPHGRSVLELQRYASFIGTSNQKDLLTDPSGSRRFICIEVTGNIDTTQPIDYEQLYAQAMHEISHGERYWFNSEDEQIMTENNREFEQTPAMIQLFYQYFRAPQEGEEGEFFTPVEILNYLKKKSGISLSDNKVYHFGRMLQKCGIASKHTYKGTVYQVVKIL from the coding sequence ATGAAAATTACACAAATCAGGGAAAATGGAGATACGGAAGCATTAAGTGTGGTAAACATCGACCTGTTGATAGAGAAAATGAAAAGAGAGACCAAGCTCCACCCGGTATCCGAACTACGCCAAGCCCTGCATTTTGTTCTACCCGACGAACCTTGTTCACTCACAAGCAAATTGCCGCGAGTGATTCCTGCCGCAGCTTTCGGGCGAGTGAACGGAGTGAGACAAATGAAAACCTACAATGGGATTGTAGAACTGACCGTCGGTCCGTTAGCCGGAAAAACAGAAGTGGAGATTGTGAAGCAAAAGGCTGCCGAACTTCCTCAGACAATGCTGGCTTTCATGGGAGCAAGCGGCAAAAGTGTCAAGATATGGACTTGCTTCACCCGACCGGACGGCACTTTGCCGCAAACAGCGGAAGAAGCCGAAGTGTTTCAAGCACATGCTTATCGACTAGCCATCAAATGTTATCAGCCTCAACTCCCTTTCAATATTCTGCTAAAAGAGCCGAAACTGGAACAGTTCTCACGTCTTAGCTATGATCCGGACTTGATTTATCGTCCCACCCCTGTTCCTTTCTATCTTTCACAGCCTATCGGTATGCCCGGCGAGATGACTTATCATGAGAAATCGAGCACAGAAGCATCGCCATTGAATCGTGCCCTGCCGGGATATGATACGGAGGATACAGTGGCACTGCTTTATGAAGCGGCATTGCGAAAGACCTTTGAAGAAATGGACCAAGCCTGGCATCGGGATGATGATTTGCAAATATTAATAGTCCCGCTTGCCGAGAACTGCTACTACTCAGGCATTCCGGAAGAGGAGGCAACCAGACGCACCATCATCCGTTATAACAAAAGAAAGAATCCAATGTTGGTACGTGAAATGATAAGAAACGTATATAAGGAATGTAAGGGAGTGCCGAAAAGCAACTGTCTGACCAAAGAGCAACGCCTTAGCCTGCAAATGGATGAATTTATGAACCGTCGTTATGAGTTCCGTTACAATACGCAAATCGGGGAGGTGGAATACCGGGAGCGTTTCTCGTTCCGGTTCTATTTCCATCCCATCGACAAACGGGCACAAAACAGCATTATGCTGGATGCGCAATCCGAAGGAATCGGAGTATGGGACAGGGACATAGACCGTTACTTGCACTCCAACCGTGTGCCTATCTATAATCCGTTGGAGGAGTTTCTGTTTCACCTGCCACATTGGGATGGAAAAGACCGTATCCATGCGTTAGCCAACAGGGTTCCCTGCAATAATCCGCATTGGGAATTACTTTTTCATCGCTGGTTCCTTAATATGGTTTCGCATTGGAGGGGAGTAAATAAAATGTATGCCAATAGTACATCGCCTATATTAGTGGGAGCACAAGGAACTCATAAATCTACTTTTTGCCGTGAAATGATTCCTCCTGCACTCCGGGCTTACTATACGGACAGTATTGATTTCAGCCAGAAACGGGATGCGGAACTGTATCTGAATCGTTTTGCGCTCATCAACATTGATGAGTTCGATCAGATTACGCTGACCCAACAGGGGTTTCTGAAACATATTCTCCAAAAACCGGTGGTCAACCTTCGAAAGCCACATGGCCGCTCGGTGCTTGAATTACAACGGTATGCTTCATTTATCGGTACAAGCAATCAGAAGGATTTGCTGACCGACCCTTCGGGGAGCCGTCGCTTTATCTGTATTGAAGTGACAGGAAACATCGACACTACACAGCCGATAGATTATGAACAGCTTTATGCGCAAGCCATGCACGAAATTTCTCATGGTGAGCGTTATTGGTTTAATAGTGAAGACGAGCAGATTATGACCGAGAACAACCGTGAGTTTGAACAAACACCGGCTATGATCCAACTGTTTTATCAATACTTTAGAGCTCCACAAGAGGGAGAGGAAGGAGAATTCTTTACTCCGGTAGAAATACTGAATTACTTGAAGAAGAAAAGCGGCATTTCATTGTCCGACAACAAAGTATATCACTTCGGAAGAATGCTTCAAAAGTGCGGAATTGCCTCGAAACATACTTATAAAGGTACTGTATATCAGGTAGTAAAGATATTATAG
- a CDS encoding glycoside hydrolase family 3 N-terminal domain-containing protein produces the protein MLNRISKSLLLTAMMTGVSYSFAQQLPAVAYKNPTLPVETRVADLLSRMTLEEKVGQLLCPLGWEMYEIKGNDVLPSDKFKQLIKDRNAGMLWATYRADPWTKKTLATGLNPALAAKAGNALQKYVMENTRLGIPLFLAEEAPHGHMAIGTTVFPTGIGMAATWSPQLINEVGKAIGKEIRLQGGHISYGPVLDLARDPRWSRMEETFGEDPVLTGEIGKAMVAGLGGGDLSRPYSTLATLKHFLAYGISESGQNGNPSFAGMRELHENFLPPFRQAINAGALSVMTSYNSMDGIPCTANHYLLTELLRDEWKFKGFVVSDLYSIEGIHQSHFVASTMKEAAVMALSAGVDIDLGGDAYMNLMDAVNRKEISKEILDAAVSRVLRLKFEMGLFENPYVDPGKAKKEVRSKEYVTLARQVAQASITLLKNKHSLLPLDRSMKVALIGPNADNRYNMLGDYTAPQEEENVKTVLDGIRAKLSSSQVEYVKGCSIRDTVTSDIEQAVAAAQRSEVVIAVVGGSSARDFKTSYKETGAAIADEKTISDMECGEGFDRATLSLLGKQQELLKALKATGKPLIVVYIEGRPLDKNWASENADVLLTAYYPGQEGGNAIADVLFGEFNPAGRLPFSVPRSVGQVPVYYNKKAPQSHDYVEMSASPLYSFGYGLSYTTFEYSDLHLSALTPHSFEVSCKIRNTGKYDGEEVVQLYLRDEYASVVQPLKQLKHFARLFLKCGEEQEVKFILSEEDFALVDRNLKRVVEPGTFQVMIGAASDDIRLQTKVEIK, from the coding sequence ATGCTAAATAGAATCAGTAAATCACTATTGCTTACGGCTATGATGACAGGAGTTTCTTATTCCTTTGCACAGCAGCTTCCGGCAGTAGCCTATAAAAATCCGACTTTGCCCGTAGAAACAAGAGTTGCGGATTTACTATCCCGTATGACATTAGAAGAGAAAGTCGGTCAACTCCTTTGTCCTTTGGGTTGGGAGATGTATGAAATCAAAGGTAACGATGTGCTCCCTTCTGATAAATTCAAACAACTCATAAAAGACAGAAATGCCGGAATGCTATGGGCAACCTATCGTGCCGATCCGTGGACAAAGAAAACATTAGCAACCGGGCTGAATCCCGCATTGGCTGCAAAGGCAGGAAATGCCTTGCAAAAATATGTGATGGAGAATACCCGTTTGGGGATTCCCTTATTCCTGGCAGAAGAAGCACCGCACGGCCACATGGCGATTGGTACAACCGTTTTTCCTACCGGAATCGGGATGGCTGCAACTTGGTCACCCCAACTGATAAATGAGGTAGGTAAAGCAATCGGCAAAGAGATACGTCTTCAAGGCGGACATATCAGCTATGGACCTGTGCTCGATTTGGCCCGTGATCCCCGTTGGTCTCGCATGGAAGAAACTTTTGGTGAAGACCCTGTATTGACGGGTGAAATAGGAAAGGCGATGGTGGCAGGATTAGGTGGTGGAGATTTGTCACGTCCATACAGCACGCTGGCTACCCTCAAGCACTTCCTCGCTTACGGTATCTCGGAAAGCGGACAGAACGGGAATCCCTCTTTTGCAGGTATGCGTGAACTGCATGAAAACTTTCTGCCACCATTTAGACAAGCTATCAATGCCGGAGCATTATCCGTAATGACTTCGTATAATTCGATGGACGGTATCCCTTGTACAGCCAATCATTATCTCCTGACCGAACTTCTACGGGATGAATGGAAGTTTAAAGGGTTTGTCGTTTCCGATCTATACAGTATCGAAGGCATTCATCAAAGCCATTTTGTTGCTTCTACAATGAAAGAAGCGGCTGTAATGGCCTTATCTGCCGGGGTCGATATTGATCTGGGGGGCGATGCCTATATGAATCTTATGGATGCGGTGAACCGGAAGGAAATAAGTAAAGAAATCCTTGATGCAGCCGTGAGTCGTGTACTTCGATTAAAATTCGAGATGGGATTGTTTGAAAATCCTTATGTGGATCCCGGAAAAGCGAAGAAAGAAGTTCGTAGCAAAGAATACGTTACTCTGGCACGCCAAGTGGCACAAGCCTCGATCACCTTATTGAAAAATAAACACTCGCTGCTTCCATTAGACAGGAGTATGAAAGTTGCACTGATCGGACCTAATGCCGATAACCGCTATAATATGTTAGGAGATTACACCGCTCCGCAGGAAGAAGAAAATGTGAAGACCGTACTGGATGGAATCAGAGCAAAACTTTCTTCCTCACAGGTGGAATATGTGAAAGGCTGTTCCATTCGTGATACCGTGACGTCTGATATTGAACAAGCCGTTGCAGCCGCCCAGCGTTCCGAAGTCGTTATTGCTGTGGTAGGAGGCTCCAGTGCCCGTGATTTCAAAACCAGTTATAAAGAAACAGGTGCGGCCATTGCTGATGAAAAGACAATCAGCGATATGGAATGTGGTGAAGGCTTCGACCGTGCAACGCTTTCTTTATTAGGAAAACAGCAGGAATTACTCAAAGCCTTGAAAGCTACCGGAAAACCATTAATAGTAGTTTACATTGAAGGGCGTCCTTTGGATAAAAACTGGGCATCAGAAAATGCAGATGTACTGCTGACGGCCTATTACCCGGGACAAGAAGGGGGGAATGCCATTGCTGATGTTTTATTCGGTGAATTTAATCCGGCAGGACGATTACCATTCTCTGTGCCCCGTTCCGTCGGACAGGTTCCGGTATACTATAATAAGAAGGCTCCCCAAAGCCATGACTATGTAGAAATGTCTGCTTCTCCGCTTTATTCTTTCGGATATGGCTTGAGTTATACCACTTTTGAATATTCAGATTTACATCTGTCGGCTCTGACACCACACTCTTTCGAAGTTTCATGCAAAATCCGGAACACCGGAAAGTACGATGGTGAAGAAGTTGTTCAACTTTATTTGAGAGATGAATATGCTTCAGTAGTGCAACCGTTGAAGCAATTGAAACACTTTGCACGCCTCTTTTTGAAGTGTGGAGAAGAACAGGAAGTGAAGTTTATTTTGTCCGAAGAGGATTTTGCACTTGTCGATCGGAATTTGAAAAGGGTGGTAGAACCGGGAACTTTCCAAGTAATGATCGGTGCTGCTTCTGATGACATCAGATTACAGACGAAAGTGGAGATAAAATAG
- a CDS encoding DUF1735 and LamG domain-containing protein, with product MKKYTLLSLLALLLCVSGCKTEPDYSDAVYMTGTLTSSNVKFLVEGQSTLGLTVTSTDKTETDVTVGVQVAPQLLESFNASTGRNCQMPPEGSYSFEAGEVIIPAGQNQSTQIKVTADSEKLQEGVSYCLPVTITSVSNSDLKVMESSRTAYVMLTKVIEIKAAYLARRGYFNIPSFGDQENSPVKALGQMTLEMKVLPKSFPVGQENNASGISSLCGCEENFLFRFGDGAGNPVNKLQFVKGSIGTASHPDKKDHYESWVEKEFPTGHWLHFAAVYDGQYLRLYLDGEQIHFVETKNGGTINLSMAYDGHTWNDAFSIGRSAGNARFFDGYISECRVWNVARTSAQIEDGVCYVDPTSEGLVAYWRFNGETQDDGTVLDMTGHGHNAVPGGTITYVDNQKCPF from the coding sequence ATGAAGAAATATACACTTTTATCTTTATTGGCTTTGTTGCTCTGTGTATCAGGCTGCAAGACCGAACCGGATTACAGTGATGCCGTTTACATGACCGGTACGCTGACTTCATCGAACGTAAAATTCCTGGTAGAGGGGCAGTCTACTTTAGGATTGACCGTGACCTCCACTGATAAAACGGAAACCGATGTGACGGTAGGCGTACAGGTGGCTCCCCAACTACTGGAATCTTTCAATGCCTCTACCGGGCGCAACTGTCAAATGCCACCCGAAGGCAGTTATAGCTTTGAAGCAGGTGAAGTGATAATTCCTGCCGGACAAAACCAGTCTACACAAATCAAAGTGACTGCTGATTCCGAGAAATTACAGGAAGGTGTATCTTACTGTCTTCCCGTAACTATAACTTCCGTTTCAAACAGTGATCTGAAAGTTATGGAGAGTTCCCGCACTGCTTATGTCATGCTTACCAAAGTGATTGAAATTAAAGCCGCCTATTTGGCACGCCGGGGATATTTCAATATTCCTTCGTTTGGTGATCAGGAAAATAGTCCGGTGAAAGCACTCGGGCAGATGACATTGGAAATGAAAGTGCTTCCTAAGTCTTTCCCGGTTGGGCAGGAAAATAATGCCAGTGGCATTAGTTCATTATGCGGATGCGAAGAAAACTTCCTCTTCCGTTTTGGTGACGGCGCCGGTAATCCTGTGAATAAGTTGCAGTTCGTGAAAGGTTCCATCGGTACAGCATCTCATCCCGATAAGAAAGATCACTATGAATCGTGGGTAGAAAAGGAATTTCCTACCGGACATTGGTTGCACTTTGCTGCTGTATACGACGGTCAGTATCTCCGTCTTTATTTGGACGGTGAGCAAATCCATTTCGTAGAGACCAAGAATGGTGGAACTATTAATTTGAGTATGGCTTATGATGGTCATACATGGAATGATGCATTCTCCATTGGCCGTTCAGCAGGTAATGCCCGTTTCTTTGATGGTTACATAAGCGAATGTCGCGTATGGAATGTGGCACGTACATCGGCACAGATTGAAGATGGCGTTTGTTATGTGGATCCCACTAGCGAAGGGCTTGTTGCTTACTGGCGTTTTAATGGAGAAACGCAGGATGATGGTACGGTGCTTGATATGACAGGTCATGGTCACAATGCAGTGCCCGGTGGAACTATCACCTACGTAGACAACCAGAAATGTCCGTTCTAA
- a CDS encoding BT_3987 domain-containing protein, whose product MKSRKNLFYIGMFALCGIGLAACGDDEAYDVYGDPFNRVYTLDNSSAYKIVQTPIGTVSNVDFKWSVKCSKKAEGIIKVAVEVDNSLIAAYNEEHGTEFEAMPAEAIVLENAEMTIPAGEMVVADMVHVKLTDDASVLSTLKSEKGYIIPLRLASAEGPNTELSTNMIAPSFLTITVTEDNMNHEATKYTGTGTLVADQSGWTATTNGAVQSWYDPIESIFDGNYQTYCYMTNRSGELQLDIDMGKPYSFDGIKMTTSGYDYETWEETEAGAFSAGMTVSTSDNGTDWKSQGEVEGDAEACVFYAPLTARYIRISVPNAGGWYGATLQCGVFNVYAK is encoded by the coding sequence ATGAAAAGTAGAAAAAATCTATTTTATATAGGTATGTTCGCCCTCTGTGGCATCGGTCTTGCCGCTTGTGGTGACGATGAGGCTTATGATGTCTATGGTGATCCTTTTAACCGGGTATATACATTGGACAATTCCAGTGCATATAAGATTGTGCAGACTCCCATTGGCACAGTCAGCAACGTAGACTTTAAATGGTCGGTAAAATGCTCGAAGAAAGCGGAAGGTATCATTAAGGTGGCGGTGGAAGTGGACAACTCTCTGATTGCTGCCTATAATGAAGAGCATGGCACCGAGTTTGAAGCTATGCCCGCCGAAGCCATTGTACTGGAAAATGCCGAGATGACTATCCCTGCCGGGGAAATGGTCGTCGCTGACATGGTGCATGTGAAACTGACGGATGACGCTAGCGTACTTTCTACGCTTAAGAGTGAAAAGGGATACATCATTCCTTTGCGTCTGGCATCAGCGGAAGGCCCTAATACGGAGTTGAGTACCAATATGATAGCACCTTCTTTCCTGACCATTACCGTAACGGAGGATAATATGAACCATGAAGCGACCAAATATACCGGTACCGGTACATTGGTGGCTGACCAATCCGGCTGGACGGCGACAACCAATGGAGCTGTTCAATCTTGGTATGATCCTATTGAGTCGATTTTTGATGGGAATTATCAGACCTATTGTTACATGACTAATCGTTCTGGGGAACTTCAATTGGACATTGACATGGGAAAGCCGTACTCTTTTGATGGCATTAAGATGACAACTTCCGGATACGATTACGAAACTTGGGAAGAAACAGAAGCCGGTGCATTTTCTGCAGGTATGACTGTCAGTACAAGCGATAACGGTACAGACTGGAAGTCGCAAGGAGAGGTTGAAGGCGATGCGGAGGCTTGTGTCTTTTATGCCCCGTTAACTGCCCGGTATATTCGGATTTCCGTTCCCAATGCCGGAGGTTGGTATGGTGCGACTTTACAGTGTGGCGTATTTAATGTTTATGCTAAATAA
- a CDS encoding glycoside hydrolase family 18 translates to MKTMKYILAALTVGGMMASCNTDIESLTIQRPLTYDDQYYQNLRDYKASEHEIAFGWFAQYGAQNSAAVRFMGLPDSLDICSMWGGIPATENTEIWEEIRFVQKVKGTKMLCVAITRIDAETDDHAFKQAYNEAKAMPSGEERTAALNRSFEMYAEYFLDQVFLNDLDGFDADYEPEGDFLSDSNFEYFYKHMAKYMGPNPDITKEERLQLIEERYGKEIASQEGICDKMLNIDQTSTSMTSLIPYSNYCFLQAYSGGTGAGGWPDEKVVYCCNMGDNWQGDMQSMYNQARYKPANGKRKGGFGAFFIHRDYNVHEYNPEPYYRFRQCIQIQNPAIH, encoded by the coding sequence ATGAAAACAATGAAATACATATTGGCCGCACTGACTGTGGGCGGTATGATGGCCTCATGTAATACAGACATTGAGTCGTTGACCATTCAGCGACCGCTGACTTACGACGACCAATACTACCAGAACTTACGCGACTACAAAGCGAGCGAGCACGAAATTGCTTTCGGATGGTTTGCGCAGTATGGAGCGCAGAACTCTGCCGCTGTTCGTTTTATGGGATTACCTGACAGCCTTGATATTTGCTCTATGTGGGGTGGCATTCCGGCAACAGAAAATACGGAGATTTGGGAAGAAATCCGCTTCGTGCAGAAAGTGAAAGGAACCAAGATGCTTTGTGTGGCAATCACCCGTATCGATGCGGAAACAGATGACCATGCTTTCAAGCAGGCTTACAATGAAGCGAAGGCAATGCCGAGTGGCGAAGAACGGACTGCCGCACTCAATCGTTCTTTTGAAATGTATGCCGAATATTTCCTCGATCAGGTATTTCTGAACGATCTCGACGGTTTTGATGCGGACTATGAGCCGGAAGGTGACTTCTTGAGTGACTCTAACTTTGAATATTTTTACAAACACATGGCAAAGTACATGGGACCGAATCCGGACATCACTAAGGAAGAACGTTTACAGCTCATCGAAGAACGCTATGGCAAAGAAATCGCTTCACAGGAAGGTATCTGTGATAAAATGCTCAATATCGACCAGACCAGTACCAGCATGACTAGCCTTATCCCGTATAGTAACTATTGCTTCCTTCAAGCTTATAGCGGTGGTACGGGAGCAGGCGGATGGCCTGATGAAAAAGTGGTGTACTGTTGCAATATGGGTGATAACTGGCAGGGAGATATGCAGTCTATGTACAACCAGGCACGCTACAAGCCCGCGAATGGCAAACGTAAAGGTGGCTTTGGCGCATTCTTTATCCATCGTGACTATAATGTACATGAATACAACCCTGAACCTTACTATCGGTTCCGTCAGTGTATTCAAATACAGAATCCGGCTATCCATTAA